ACCTACAAACTCGGTTCGTTTTTTCAGCGCATTTTTTAATACCTAACCATAATCATTAAATCCGATTCTATGAGAAAGCAAGTATTTGTGATGGCTGCAGCTGTAGCCATGCTGGCGGTAGCCTGCAAAAAAGACAGCAACGAAATGGTGGACAATAGTTTGTATGCCAAGTTGGGCGGCAGTGCCATGGTAGCCGATCCTACCAACAGTGCACAAATGATTGAGAAGGGTAGGCTGGGTTTGCGGAGTGTGGTAGACAGCAGCATTTTTGTCATTGCGGCCGACCCTAAAATGCAGCCTTTTTTTACGCCATTGCTGACTGAAGTAACAGCCGGCAATACTACCAACCTGGCTATCCTTAGTAAAAACCTGACCGACTTTTTTTGCGTAGCTACCGGTGCCAAAAACTTTACGTACAGTGGTTTGGGCATGGCCGCAGCACATGATCCTGCCCGTAATCCACGTATGGCCAAAAAAAGTACGAATGCTGATTACGACGCATTTGTAGCCGATGTTGTGATTGGTGCACAAAAGAACAAAGTGCCAACTGAACTGATTCAGGAAGTAGGCAAGTTGCTGGAAACTTTGCGTTCTGTGATTGTACAGCAATAATCATTTTGTATAGCAGCGTTAATACCCCCGATCCCACACAAAAGCCGGTTGCAATTGCAACCGGCTTCGTATTTATGTAGCGGTAATGGCTTACCAGGTTTTTTCGCCCTTTTTCATTTTGGCGAGTGTTGCTTCAAAGTCATCTACATTGGCATTGCCGGTGGCTTTGGCCAGTGCAATGGTTTGCTCTTGTGCGGCAATGGCTTCTTTGCGTTTGCCCGATTTATACAGCAGGTTGGCATAAGTGTCATAGTAGTTGGCGTCCTTTTCAATAGCTGCTTTTTTAGCCCATTCTACTGCCTGCTCTACACAGTTCATGTCGCTGCAATGTTCGAAAATAGCCCAGGCAAAACTGTTGAGTTCTGCGGCGGGTAAATCACTACCATATTGCTGCATGAATTTGGTAACGGCAGGAGCAAAGTCGTCCCAGTTGCCGGTTTGCTGGTAATAAAACACCTGTGCATAGGCTGCGGTTTCTTCACCCGTTTTGCCATACTTCTTTTGCAAATCTTGCTGCAGTGTATTCCATTGAAAGGCTTTGCCCGTTGGGCTCCAAATTACGGGAAACACATCTTCCTGCAGGATGATGGCACGAACCGTGTTTTTCGTTTTTCCTTTACCCAACACTGCGTCAAATGCTTCGGTGTGCTGCAGCATCAATGCAAAACCTTTATCCTGACTCGATTGAGTGAGCTTGCTCAAAAACTCAATGTTTTCTTTGGTGAGCAAATCTTGCTGTGTGGCTACATAAGCATCTGCAAACACTTTTACATTGGGCATATCATACGCTTCCATGGCAGCGTTGGCCAGTGTTTTCAGCAAGGCAGGTGTTCTGTCGCCAGCGGTAAATTTTTCCTTGAGGGTAAAATATTGGGTGGCCGGATCAAGGGCTCTTTTGGCTTTGGCAATAAAAGTGGCGGCATCAGAGGAACCCACCGAACGATGCACCAACTTGCCATTGGGATCTAAAAATAAATAGGTTGGGAAGACCTGTACATTGTAGTTGACCATGATGTCGTGTGCATCTTTGTACCAGGCTTTTACTTCAGCGTTGTCGTTTTTGGTGGTATCTAACTGCACCTTCAGGTTGATGAAATTGGGATTGAAAAATTCACCCACTTCTGGTTTTGGAAA
The Phnomibacter ginsenosidimutans genome window above contains:
- a CDS encoding group 1 truncated hemoglobin; the encoded protein is MRKQVFVMAAAVAMLAVACKKDSNEMVDNSLYAKLGGSAMVADPTNSAQMIEKGRLGLRSVVDSSIFVIAADPKMQPFFTPLLTEVTAGNTTNLAILSKNLTDFFCVATGAKNFTYSGLGMAAAHDPARNPRMAKKSTNADYDAFVADVVIGAQKNKVPTELIQEVGKLLETLRSVIVQQ
- a CDS encoding thioredoxin family protein, whose translation is MKQLFTALLFVCSLSLAAQETGIHFEHNTTWQAVLEKAKKENKYIFVDAFTTWCGPCKMMAKNIFPKPEVGEFFNPNFINLKVQLDTTKNDNAEVKAWYKDAHDIMVNYNVQVFPTYLFLDPNGKLVHRSVGSSDAATFIAKAKRALDPATQYFTLKEKFTAGDRTPALLKTLANAAMEAYDMPNVKVFADAYVATQQDLLTKENIEFLSKLTQSSQDKGFALMLQHTEAFDAVLGKGKTKNTVRAIILQEDVFPVIWSPTGKAFQWNTLQQDLQKKYGKTGEETAAYAQVFYYQQTGNWDDFAPAVTKFMQQYGSDLPAAELNSFAWAIFEHCSDMNCVEQAVEWAKKAAIEKDANYYDTYANLLYKSGKRKEAIAAQEQTIALAKATGNANVDDFEATLAKMKKGEKTW